A single region of the Xiphias gladius isolate SHS-SW01 ecotype Sanya breed wild chromosome 17, ASM1685928v1, whole genome shotgun sequence genome encodes:
- the nccrp1 gene encoding F-box only protein 50 — MSATEWRKKCEAEWSLQGAPMPDGLDWKSIYEAKPLGRNLLRNPAPHGLTKDTPPPEPELPEVPTNGPPRFQPDGDFTGWTTSTEILPYDTSGIPEGAVTCALGQYSWFSMEQVLDLKAEGLWEKLLDEFQPEIVIQDWYEETQLHVSIYELYVKLLGADKSTVISEHTVTPTEDLSTYSHTWKEVSHVFSSYGPGVRYVSFLHRLKNKFMGEFFPTLFTGSSVIVKPIKTSS; from the exons ATGTCTGCCACTGAATGGAGGAAGAAATGTGAGGCTGAGTGGAGTCTGCAGGGCGCACCGATGCCCGACGGTCTGGACTGGAAGTCCATCTATGAAGCAAAGCCGCTCGGGAGAAATTTACTGCGGAACCCTGCGCCTCACG GTCTGACCAAAGACACCCCTCCACCTGAACCTGAGCTGCCTGAAGTGCCAACAAACGGACCTCCACGTTTTCAACCTGATG GTGACTTCACTGGCTGGACCACGAGCACGGAGATCCTCCCCTATGATACAAGTGGCATCCCAGAAGGTGCTGTGACCTGCGCATTGGGTCAGTACAG CTGGTTCTCCATGGAGCAGGTGTTGGACCTGAAGGCAGAGGGACTATGGGAAAAGCTGCTGGATGAATTTCAGCCTGAAATTGTCATCCAAGACTG GTATGAGGAGACTCAGTTGCATGTGTCCATCTACGAGCTCTATGTGAAGTTACTGGGTGCGGACAAAAGCACAGTGATCTCCGAGCACACTGTCACCCCCACTGAGGACCTCAGCACTTACTCACACACCTGGAAAGAG GTGTCGCACGTGTTCTCCAGCTATGGACCTGGGGTGAGATACGTCAGCTTCCTGCACCGCCTGAAGAATAAGTTCATGGGGGAGTTCTTCCCCACACTGTTCACCGGCAGCTCAGTGATTGTCAAACCGATCAAAACCAGCTCCTAG
- the ckma gene encoding creatine kinase, muscle a — protein MPFGNTHNNFKLNYKVEEEFPDLKKHNNHMAKVLTKELYGKMRDKQTPSGFTLDDVIQTGVDNPGHPFIMTVGCVAGDEESYEVFKDLLDPIISDRHGGYKATDKHKTDLNFENLKGGDDLDPNYVLSSRVRTGRSIKGFTLPPHNSRGERRLIEKLSVEALTSLDGEFKGKYYPLKSMTDAEQEQLIHDHFLFDKPVSPLLTCAGMARDWPDARGIWHNDNKTFLVWVNEEDHLRVISMQKGGNMREVFRRFCIGLQRIEEIFKKHNHGFMWNEHLGYILTCPSNLGTGLRGGVHVKLPKLSTHPKFDEILTRLRLQKRGTGGVDTASVGGVFDISNADRLGSSEVQQVQMVVDGVKLMVEMEKKLEKGEPIDSMIPAQK, from the exons ATGCCTTTCGGAAACACCCACAACAACTTCAAGCTCAACTACAAAGTTGAGGAGGAGTTCCCTGACCTGAAAAAGCACAACAACCATATGGCCAAGGTCCTGACCAAGGAGCTGTATGGCAAGATGAGGGACAAGCAGACACCCAGTGGCTTCACCCTGGATGATGTCATCCAGACTGGTGTCGACAATCCTG GTCACCCCTTCATCATGACTGTTGGCTGCGTTGCTGGTGATGAGGAGTCCTACGAGGTCTTCAAGGATCTGTTGGACCCCATCATCTCCGACCGTCATGGTGGATATAAGGCCACTGACAAGCACAAGACCGACCTGAACTTCGAGAACCTGAAG GGTGGTGACGACTTGGACCCCAACTATGTTCTGTCCAGCCGTGTTCGTACTGGCCGCAGTATCAAGGGATTCACCCTGCCCCCCCACAACAGTCGTGGCGAGCGCAGACTTATTGAGAAGCTGTCCGTTGAGG CTCTGACCAGCCTGGATGGTGAGTTCAAGGGAAAGTACTACCCCTTGAAGTCCATGACTGATGCCGAGCAGGAGCAGCTGATCCATGATCACTTCCTGTTTGACAAGCCTGTCTCTCCCCTGCTGACCTGCGCCGGAATGGCCCGTGACTGGCCTGATGCCAGAGGCATCTG GCACAATGACAACAAGACCTTCCTGGTCTGGGTGAATGAGGAGGATCACCTGCGTGTCATCTCCATGCAGAAGGGTGGCAACATGAGGGAGGTCTTCAGGCGCTTCTGCATTGGCCTGCAGAGG ATTGAGGAGATCTTCAAGAAGCACAACCACGGCTTCATGTGGAATGAGCATCTCGGCTACATCCTGACCTGCCCCTCCAACCTGGGTACTGGCCTGCGTGGTGGCGTCCATGTCAAGCTGCCAAAGCTGAGCACACACCCCAAGTTCGATGAGATCCTCACCAGGCTGCGTCTGCAGAAGCGTGGCACAG GTGGTGTGGACACTGCCTCCGTGGGTGGTGTGTTCGACATCTCCAACGCCGACCGTCTGGGCTCCTCCGAGGTGCAGCAGGTCCAGATGGTGGTTGATGGCGTCAAGCTGATGGTTGAGATGGAGAAGAAGCTGGAGAAGGGAGAGCCCATCGACAGCATGATCCCTGCCCAGAAGTAA